In Tachysurus vachellii isolate PV-2020 chromosome 1, HZAU_Pvac_v1, whole genome shotgun sequence, a genomic segment contains:
- the pou3f2b gene encoding POU domain, class 3, transcription factor 2, producing MAATASAAHYSLLSASAPVHADSGGMQQHAAPGSAYRHAHAAALLQSEFALQNNGAGSHAHQWIAAALSHGGRGGLGGGGGGGEGTAWTSADIKPTIRSTGDDMHEDNDNSDDNSNNNNNNNSSSGNLQHMLHHPHHSHHHHHQHHEEDAARAWRSASGTAAAHLPSVGASTGQQSLTYSGGFGALSGLVPGIQAHHQHHQDHEHEHHHHHSPHLREHQHHHRSLHESPASDEDATPTSDDLEHFAKQFKQRRIKLGFTQADVGLALGTLYGNVFSQTTICRFEALQLSFKNMCKLKPLLSKWLEEADCSASGGGGGTGLDKLAAQGRKRKKRTSIEVSVKGALESHFLKCPKPAAAEITSLADSLHLEKEVVRVWFCNRRQKEKRMTPPRVHPTHGTEEAMMELKAQNVQ from the coding sequence ATGGCCGCGACAGCCTCCGCCGCTCACTACAGTCTGCTCAGCGCGAGCGCGCCGGTGCACGCGGACTCCGGCGGCATGCAGCAGCACGCGGCTCCGGGGTCGGCTTACAGGCACGCGCACGCCGCCGCGCTGCTGCAGAGCGAGTTCGCGCTCCAGAACAACGGCGCTGGAAGTCACGCGCACCAGTGGATCGCGGCCGCGCTCTCTCATGGCGGGAGAGGAGGGttaggaggtggaggaggaggtggggaAGGAACCGCGTGGACGTCCGCCGACATCAAGCCCACGATCCGTAGCACCGGAGACGACATGCACGAGGACAACGACAACAGCGACgacaacagcaacaataacaacaacaacaactcaaGCAGCGGCAACTTACAGCACATGCTTCATCACCCTCATCATtcccatcaccaccatcatcagcATCACGAAGAAGACGCCGCACGCGCTTGGAGGAGCGCGAGCGGTACGGCGGCGGCTCACCTGCCCAGCGTGGGAGCGTCGACCGGGCAGCAGAGTCTCACGTACTCCGGGGGTTTTGGCGCGCTCAGCGGGCTCGTACCGGGCATTCAAGCTCATCACCAGCACCATCAAGATCACGAGCACGAgcaccaccatcaccacagcCCGCATCTGCGGGAGCACCAGCACCATCACCGGAGTTTGCACGAGTCTCCTGCGTCAGACGAGGACGCGACCCCGACGTCAGACGACCTGGAGCACTTCGCCAAGCAGTTCAAGCAGCGGCGCATCAAGCTGGGTTTTACGCAAGCAGACGTCGGGCTCGCGCTCGGTACGCTTTATGGCAACGTGTTCTCGCAGACGACCATTTGTCGGTTCGAGGCGTTGCAGCTCAGCTTCAAGAACATGTGCAAGCTCAAGCCGCTGCTCAGCAAGTGGCTCGAGGAGGCGGACTGCAGCGCgagcggcggcggcggcggcacCGGCCTGGATAAGCTCGCAGCGCAGGGCAGGAAACGGAAGAAGCGCACGTCCATCGAGGTGAGCGTGAAGGGCGCGCTCGAGAGCCACTTCCTCAAGTGTCCCAAACCGGCGGCGGCGGAGATCACGAGCCTCGCGGACAGTCTGCACCTCGAGAAAGAGGTGGTGCGCGTGTGGTTCTGTAACCGGCGGCAGAAAGAGAAGAGGATGACGCCGCCAAGGGTGCATCCAACTCACGGGACCGAGGAGGCCATGATGGAGCTCAAAGCGCAAAATGtgcagtga